The Aeoliella mucimassa genome includes the window CGGCCGTGTTGCGATGGATATGGGCTTGGTCAATGAAGACCAGGTAGCGATGGCCCTCGGCGAACAAATGGGTTTGCGGGTGGTGACCGTTGCGGATCTAACCATCGAGAAAGATGTGTTGGCCATGGTCACCGAACCAATGGCCAATATGTATCGCATTGTGCCGACCGAGTTCGATGGCAGCACCCTGACCGTTGCGATGTCGGATCCTCAGAATCTGGCGGTGCAGGACGAACTGCGAACCTTCCTGGGCTACAACATTCGCGTTGCGGTCACGACTCCCAGTAGCATGAACGCGGCCCTCGAACGTTATTACGGTGAGAATACCGAAAGCGTCGAGAGCCTGGTGAGCGACCTGGAGTCGGACGAAGAACTCGCCCGCGCAGCGGCCGAAGTAAGTTCGGATGGGCCGATCGACCTGACAAGCGTCGAAGCACTGGCCGACAGTGCTCCGGTGCGTAAGCTGCTCAACATGGTGTTGCTGCTGGCGATTAAGGATCACGCGAGCGACTTGCACTTCGAACCGTTTGAAGACGAGTTCCGCATTCGCATCAAGGCCGACGGCGTGCTGTACGAAATGGTACCGCCGCCTCGTCACCTGGCGTTCGCCATTACTACGCGTATTAAAGTGATGGCCAACCTCGATATCGCCGAACGGCGGTTGCCGCAGGACGGTCGTATCGAGCTGACCGTTGGTGGTCACCCGGTCGACCTGCGGGTGAGCGTGCTGCCGACCATGTTTGGCGAAAGTGTGGTTATGCGGGTGCTCGACCGCTCGGTCGTGTCGCTCGACTTGGCCAAAGTCGGCATGAACGACGATACCATGAAGGTATTTCGCCAAGTCATCAAGAAGCCCAATGGCATCGTGCTCGTGACTGGACCAACTGGTTCGGGCAAGACCACTACGTTGTATTCGGCCCTCAACGAGCTTAATAGCGTTGAAGACAAACTGATTACCACCGAAGACCCGGTGGAATACGACATGGACGGCATCGTACAGGTGCCGATCGATGCCTCGATTGGCAACACGTTTGCCGCCTGCTTGCGAGCGATCTTGCGGCAGGATCCCGACAAGGTGCTGGTCGGCGAGATTCGCGACCTCGAGACCGCCGAAATCGCGGTGCAGGCGTCGCTCACGGGCCACTTGGTGTTC containing:
- a CDS encoding GspE/PulE family protein; protein product: MAMRRIGQILVDMGYLSDEQLELLIDEQKQQPGQLFGRVAMDMGLVNEDQVAMALGEQMGLRVVTVADLTIEKDVLAMVTEPMANMYRIVPTEFDGSTLTVAMSDPQNLAVQDELRTFLGYNIRVAVTTPSSMNAALERYYGENTESVESLVSDLESDEELARAAAEVSSDGPIDLTSVEALADSAPVRKLLNMVLLLAIKDHASDLHFEPFEDEFRIRIKADGVLYEMVPPPRHLAFAITTRIKVMANLDIAERRLPQDGRIELTVGGHPVDLRVSVLPTMFGESVVMRVLDRSVVSLDLAKVGMNDDTMKVFRQVIKKPNGIVLVTGPTGSGKTTTLYSALNELNSVEDKLITTEDPVEYDMDGIVQVPIDASIGNTFAACLRAILRQDPDKVLVGEIRDLETAEIAVQASLTGHLVFSTLHTNDAPSTITRLKDMGVPTFLITATVEAILAQRLVRRVCKNCREEYHPPQEVLDDLEITAEEMKGHKFYRGSGCEVCNNTGYKGRVGLFELMIMNNDLRDLIMENCQTEELRRAAEKHGMVTLRTAGMNAALEGITTPEEVIRETIMEA